The following are encoded together in the Bradyrhizobium genosp. L genome:
- a CDS encoding putative quinol monooxygenase: MIYVIATTPMKPENRDDFIKGHKACTAETRKEKGCLAYDGHVSVNDPNLYVVVERWETRDDLTAHSKAPHMKVWREYSAQMKTAPTVIEIISDGKVEKI, translated from the coding sequence ATGATCTATGTCATCGCCACCACGCCGATGAAGCCGGAGAACCGCGACGACTTCATCAAGGGCCACAAGGCTTGCACCGCCGAGACCCGCAAGGAAAAGGGCTGCCTCGCCTATGACGGCCATGTCAGCGTCAACGATCCGAACCTCTATGTGGTGGTCGAGCGCTGGGAAACCCGCGACGACCTTACGGCACACAGCAAGGCGCCGCACATGAAGGTGTGGCGCGAATATTCCGCGCAGATGAAGACCGCGCCGACGGTGATCGAGATCATCAGCGACGGCAAGGTCGAGAAGATCTGA
- a CDS encoding putative quinol monooxygenase: protein MIYVVATLTIKPESRAEFIAAATACIKETRKEPGNIAYDLHESVTDHAKMVFVEQWENAEALVPHRTAEHMKTFGRVAVKCMSAPPRIEVITPEKVDVR from the coding sequence GTGATTTACGTCGTTGCTACGCTGACCATCAAGCCTGAGAGCCGCGCCGAATTCATCGCTGCGGCAACCGCCTGCATCAAGGAAACCCGTAAGGAGCCGGGCAACATCGCCTACGATCTGCATGAGAGCGTCACCGACCATGCGAAGATGGTGTTCGTCGAGCAGTGGGAAAACGCCGAGGCGCTGGTGCCGCATCGCACCGCCGAGCACATGAAAACGTTCGGCCGGGTCGCGGTGAAATGCATGTCGGCGCCGCCGCGGATCGAGGTGATCACGCCCGAGAAGGTCGACGTCCGCTAA
- the ureC gene encoding urease subunit alpha, whose protein sequence is MSVKIKRSVYADMFGPTTGDKVRLADTDLIIEVEKDFTTYGEEVKFGGGKVIRDGMGQSQVTNAQGAADTVITNALIVDHWGIVKADVAIKEGMIAAIGKAGNPDIQPGVTIVIGPGTDVIAGEGKILTAGGFDSHIHFICPQQIEHALMSGVTSMLGGGTGPSHGTFATTCTPGPWHMGRMIQSFDAFPVNLGISGKGNASRPAALVEMVKAGACALKLHEDWGTTPSAIDTCLSVADDYDVQVMLHSDTLNESGFVEDTVKAFKGRTIHAFHTEGAGGGHAPDIIKIAGLKNVLPSSTNPTRPFTRNTIDEHLDMLMVCHHLDPSIAEDLAFAESRIRKETIAAEDILHDLGALSMMSSDSQAMGRLGEVIIRTWQTADKMKKQRGALPQDKGNDNDNFRVKRYIAKYTINPAIAHGVSKLIGSIEKGKLADLVLWSPAFFGVKPDCIIKGGSIVAAPMGDPNASIPTPQPVHYQPMFAAFGKALTASSVVFTSKAAVTGGLARKLGISKKLYAVQNTRGKISKKSMIHNDATPKIEVDPETYEVRADGELLTCAPAEVLPMAQRYFMF, encoded by the coding sequence ATGTCCGTGAAGATCAAGCGTTCCGTCTATGCCGACATGTTCGGCCCGACCACCGGCGACAAGGTGCGGCTCGCCGACACCGATTTGATCATCGAGGTCGAGAAGGACTTCACCACCTATGGCGAGGAGGTGAAGTTCGGCGGCGGCAAGGTGATCCGCGACGGCATGGGGCAGTCGCAGGTGACCAACGCGCAAGGTGCCGCCGACACCGTGATCACCAATGCGCTGATCGTCGATCACTGGGGCATCGTCAAGGCCGACGTCGCGATCAAGGAGGGCATGATCGCGGCGATCGGCAAGGCCGGCAATCCCGACATCCAGCCTGGCGTCACCATCGTGATCGGCCCCGGCACCGATGTGATCGCGGGCGAGGGCAAGATCCTCACCGCGGGCGGTTTCGACAGCCACATCCATTTCATCTGCCCGCAGCAGATCGAGCATGCGCTGATGTCGGGCGTCACCTCGATGCTCGGCGGCGGCACCGGGCCGTCGCACGGCACCTTCGCGACCACCTGCACGCCGGGTCCGTGGCACATGGGACGGATGATCCAGTCGTTCGACGCCTTCCCGGTCAATCTCGGCATTTCCGGCAAGGGCAATGCGTCGCGCCCGGCGGCGCTGGTCGAGATGGTCAAGGCCGGCGCCTGTGCGCTGAAGCTGCACGAGGACTGGGGCACCACGCCGTCGGCGATCGACACCTGCCTCTCGGTCGCGGACGACTACGACGTCCAGGTGATGCTGCATTCGGACACGCTGAACGAGTCCGGCTTCGTCGAGGACACGGTGAAAGCGTTCAAGGGCCGTACCATCCATGCTTTTCACACCGAGGGCGCAGGCGGCGGCCACGCGCCTGACATCATCAAGATCGCGGGCCTGAAGAACGTGCTGCCGTCCTCGACCAACCCGACCCGGCCGTTCACCCGCAACACCATCGACGAGCATCTGGACATGCTGATGGTGTGCCACCACCTCGATCCCTCGATCGCCGAGGACCTTGCGTTTGCCGAGAGCCGGATCCGCAAGGAGACCATCGCAGCGGAAGACATCCTGCACGATCTCGGCGCGCTCTCGATGATGTCGTCGGACTCGCAGGCGATGGGCCGGCTCGGCGAAGTCATCATCCGCACCTGGCAGACCGCCGACAAGATGAAGAAGCAGCGTGGTGCGCTGCCGCAGGACAAGGGCAACGACAACGACAATTTCCGCGTCAAGCGCTACATCGCCAAATACACCATCAACCCCGCGATCGCGCACGGCGTCTCGAAGCTGATTGGTTCAATCGAGAAAGGCAAGCTCGCCGATCTCGTGCTGTGGTCGCCGGCCTTCTTCGGCGTCAAGCCGGACTGCATCATCAAGGGCGGCTCGATCGTGGCTGCTCCGATGGGCGATCCCAATGCCTCGATCCCGACGCCGCAGCCGGTGCATTACCAGCCGATGTTCGCCGCCTTCGGCAAGGCGCTGACGGCCTCATCGGTGGTGTTCACCTCGAAGGCCGCGGTCACCGGCGGCCTCGCCCGCAAGCTCGGCATCTCCAAGAAGCTCTACGCGGTGCAGAACACCCGCGGCAAGATCTCCAAGAAGAGCATGATTCACAACGACGCGACGCCCAAGATCGAGGTCGATCCCGAGACCTATGAGGTACGCGCAGACGGCGAGCTCCTGACCTGCGCGCCAGCCGAGGTGCTGCCCATGGCACAGCGCTATTTTATGTTCTAA
- a CDS encoding HD domain-containing protein yields the protein MRPAIRLISEAADFAARRHNGMVRKGRGDGPYINHLAEVANLLAQVTDGADAELVAAGWLHDTIEDTATTREELAERFTERVASLVVECTDDMRLPKAIRRQKQIEDAPHKSPDAKLIKIADKISNTRARIVPHPSRDERDDLADYAAWGAKVVAGCRGGNPRLDRMFDDTIARARAALAETGG from the coding sequence ATGCGCCCCGCGATCCGTCTCATCTCAGAAGCGGCCGACTTTGCCGCGCGTCGTCACAATGGGATGGTGCGCAAGGGGCGGGGAGATGGGCCGTACATCAATCATCTGGCCGAGGTCGCGAATTTGCTCGCACAGGTGACCGATGGCGCGGATGCTGAACTGGTGGCCGCGGGCTGGCTCCATGACACGATCGAGGATACCGCGACCACGCGCGAGGAGCTCGCTGAGCGGTTCACCGAGCGTGTCGCCTCGCTGGTCGTCGAATGCACCGACGACATGCGCCTGCCGAAAGCGATCCGCCGGCAGAAGCAGATCGAGGACGCCCCGCACAAATCGCCGGATGCCAAGCTGATCAAGATCGCCGACAAGATCAGCAACACGCGCGCGCGGATCGTGCCGCATCCAAGCCGAGACGAGCGTGACGACCTCGCCGACTACGCCGCGTGGGGCGCGAAAGTCGTCGCGGGATGCCGCGGCGGCAATCCGCGGCTGGATCGCATGTTTGATGACACCATTGCGCGCGCCAGGGCCGCGCTGGCTGAAACCGGGGGCTGA
- a CDS encoding endonuclease domain-containing protein, whose product MPHTQVSDIQRGRAKQLRRAMTRAETLLWRHLKADRLAGLNFRRQVPTGNYIADFVAHSSKLIVEVDGESHDFAERVRYDERRDVWLESRGYRVLRFTNDDVLKNLEGVALAILEAAEQAAPLSLALPRKGGGNPSADASLTDEGKS is encoded by the coding sequence ATGCCGCATACTCAGGTAAGCGACATCCAGCGCGGTCGCGCCAAGCAGCTCCGCCGTGCGATGACGCGCGCCGAGACGTTGCTATGGCGCCATCTGAAGGCTGATCGTCTTGCTGGCCTCAACTTCCGTCGGCAGGTGCCGACAGGAAATTACATCGCCGATTTCGTCGCGCATTCCAGCAAGCTGATCGTCGAGGTTGACGGGGAGAGTCACGATTTCGCGGAGCGGGTACGATACGATGAACGGCGAGATGTGTGGCTCGAATCTCGTGGATATCGTGTTCTGCGCTTCACCAACGACGATGTGCTGAAAAATCTGGAGGGTGTTGCTCTTGCGATCCTTGAAGCAGCGGAGCAAGCGGCACCCCTCTCCCTAGCCCTCCCCCGCAAGGGGGGAGGGAACCCTTCCGCCGATGCGTCCCTTACCGATGAGGGGAAGTCATGA
- a CDS encoding urease subunit beta, with protein sequence MIPGELFIKDGEIELNAGRKTVTLSVANSGDRPIQVGSHYHFFETNPALKFDRKKARGMRLDIAAGTAVRFEPGQTRDVQLVALAGKRVIYGFRAEVKGKL encoded by the coding sequence ATGATCCCCGGCGAACTCTTCATCAAGGACGGCGAGATCGAGCTCAATGCCGGCCGCAAGACCGTGACGCTGTCGGTTGCCAACTCCGGCGACCGCCCGATCCAGGTCGGCTCGCACTACCACTTCTTCGAGACCAACCCGGCGCTGAAATTCGACCGCAAGAAAGCCCGCGGCATGCGCCTCGATATCGCCGCCGGCACCGCCGTCCGCTTCGAGCCCGGCCAGACCCGCGACGTCCAGCTGGTCGCGCTGGCCGGCAAGCGCGTGATCTATGGATTTCGCGCCGAGGTGAAGGGCAAGCTGTGA
- a CDS encoding urease subunit gamma encodes MNLSPREKDKLLVSMAAMVARRRLERGVKLNHPEAIALITDFIVEGARDGRTVAELMQAGAKVLTREQVMAGIPEMIHDIQVEATFPDGTKLVTVHEPIR; translated from the coding sequence ATGAATCTGTCTCCCCGTGAAAAGGACAAGCTCTTGGTTTCGATGGCTGCCATGGTGGCGCGCCGCCGGCTCGAGCGCGGCGTCAAGCTGAACCATCCCGAGGCGATCGCGCTGATCACCGACTTCATCGTCGAGGGCGCGCGCGACGGCCGCACCGTCGCCGAGCTGATGCAGGCCGGCGCCAAGGTCCTGACGCGCGAGCAGGTGATGGCCGGCATCCCCGAGATGATCCATGACATCCAGGTCGAGGCGACCTTCCCCGATGGCACCAAGCTCGTCACCGTGCACGAGCCGATCCGATAG
- a CDS encoding urease accessory protein UreD has translation MRSGIAGAAAATFAANRAQGAVRFGVHCRDGVTRRGDLHESGSLRVRFPSPEDEGLSAMFVNTAGGIAGGDRFDIAIAAGEGARLTLTTAAAEKVYRAPGAAARLDIALKAAAGARLAWLPQETILFDHARIHRSFEIDLAEGASLLLCEIVVFGRAAMGETMRHGEFVDRWRLRRGGRLVFAETVRLDGEIGGKLAQPAIAHGGAAIGTALIVPGDEALVERIREASESFGGEVGISAWNGFAMARFCAQDAGRLRADMMTVLGRASAVPLPRLWLN, from the coding sequence ATGCGAAGCGGGATCGCAGGCGCGGCGGCGGCGACGTTTGCGGCGAACCGCGCCCAAGGCGCGGTCCGCTTCGGCGTTCATTGCCGGGACGGCGTCACCCGTCGCGGTGACCTCCATGAGTCAGGTTCGCTGCGCGTCCGTTTTCCCTCTCCGGAAGACGAGGGCCTGTCCGCGATGTTCGTCAACACCGCCGGCGGCATCGCCGGCGGCGATCGTTTCGACATCGCGATTGCGGCAGGCGAGGGCGCCCGCCTGACCCTGACCACGGCGGCGGCCGAGAAGGTCTATCGCGCGCCGGGCGCCGCGGCGCGCCTCGACATCGCGCTGAAGGCGGCCGCTGGCGCGCGTCTCGCCTGGCTGCCGCAGGAGACCATCCTGTTCGATCACGCCCGCATCCATCGCAGCTTCGAGATCGACCTTGCCGAAGGCGCCTCGCTTCTGCTCTGCGAGATCGTAGTGTTCGGCCGCGCAGCGATGGGCGAGACCATGCGCCACGGCGAATTCGTCGACCGCTGGCGGCTGCGCCGCGGCGGCCGGCTGGTGTTTGCCGAGACCGTCAGGCTCGACGGCGAGATCGGCGGGAAGCTCGCACAGCCCGCGATCGCCCATGGCGGCGCCGCGATCGGCACGGCACTGATCGTGCCGGGCGACGAGGCGCTGGTCGAGCGCATCCGAGAAGCGTCGGAAAGCTTTGGCGGCGAGGTCGGCATCTCCGCCTGGAATGGCTTTGCAATGGCGCGCTTCTGTGCCCAAGATGCCGGGAGGTTGCGCGCCGACATGATGACGGTGCTCGGCCGCGCCTCCGCCGTGCCGCTGCCAAGACTCTGGCTTAATTAG
- the urtE gene encoding urea ABC transporter ATP-binding subunit UrtE, which translates to MLKVDDINLFYGAAQALRGVSLTAEPGKVTCVLGRNGVGKTSLLRAMVGQYPIASGAVNFDGKDITALKPYERARRGIGFVPQGREIFPLLTVEENLKTGFGPLKREDKNIPDDVFSLFPVLESMLGRRGGDLSGGQQQQLAIGRALVMRPKLLLLDEPTEGIQPSIIKDIGRAISYLRNLGNIAIVLVEQYLDFACELGDSFAVMDRGAVKYACDRASLDPAEISRQMAL; encoded by the coding sequence ATGCTGAAGGTCGACGACATCAATTTGTTCTACGGGGCGGCGCAAGCGCTGCGCGGCGTCTCGCTCACCGCCGAGCCGGGCAAGGTCACCTGCGTGCTCGGCCGCAACGGCGTCGGCAAGACCTCGCTGTTGCGCGCCATGGTCGGGCAATATCCGATCGCCTCCGGCGCGGTCAATTTCGACGGCAAGGACATCACCGCGCTGAAGCCGTATGAGCGGGCGCGGCGCGGCATCGGCTTCGTGCCGCAAGGGCGCGAGATCTTCCCGCTGCTGACGGTGGAAGAGAATCTCAAGACCGGCTTCGGCCCGCTGAAGCGCGAGGACAAGAACATTCCCGACGACGTGTTCTCGCTGTTTCCGGTGCTGGAGAGCATGCTCGGCCGCCGCGGCGGCGACCTCTCTGGCGGTCAGCAACAGCAGCTCGCGATCGGCCGCGCGCTGGTGATGCGGCCAAAGCTGCTGCTGCTCGACGAGCCGACCGAGGGCATCCAGCCCTCGATCATCAAGGACATCGGCCGTGCGATCTCCTATCTGCGCAACCTCGGCAACATCGCGATCGTGCTGGTCGAACAATATCTCGACTTTGCCTGCGAACTCGGCGACAGTTTTGCGGTGATGGACCGGGGTGCGGTGAAATATGCCTGCGACCGCGCGAGCCTCGATCCCGCCGAGATCAGCCGCCAGATGGCGCTGTGA
- the urtD gene encoding urea ABC transporter ATP-binding protein UrtD, with product MNVMDTRATSAMLYLDGVHVSFDGFHAINNLSLTLAPGEMRAIIGPNGAGKTTMMDIITGKTKPDEGTVLFDGTVDLTRLDETHIAELGIGRKFQKPTVFESQTVQDNLLLALNVDHSVRGTLFWRGSRPESERIDKVLETIRLTDARNRLAGSLSHGQKQWLEIGMLLAQDPKVLLVDEPVAGMTDVETHLTAELLKEINKNHTIMVVEHDMTFVRELGVKVTCLHEGSVLAEGSIDQVSSNERVVEVYLGR from the coding sequence ATGAACGTCATGGATACCCGCGCCACCTCGGCCATGCTCTATCTCGACGGCGTGCACGTCTCGTTCGACGGCTTTCACGCCATCAACAATCTGTCGTTGACCCTGGCGCCCGGCGAGATGCGCGCCATCATCGGGCCGAACGGCGCCGGCAAGACCACGATGATGGACATCATCACCGGCAAGACCAAACCGGACGAGGGCACCGTGCTGTTCGACGGCACCGTCGATCTGACCCGGCTCGACGAGACCCATATCGCCGAGCTCGGCATCGGCCGCAAATTCCAGAAGCCGACGGTGTTCGAGAGCCAGACCGTGCAGGACAATCTCCTGCTGGCGCTGAACGTCGATCACAGCGTCAGAGGCACGCTGTTCTGGCGCGGCAGCAGACCTGAGTCCGAGCGGATCGACAAGGTGCTGGAGACGATCCGCCTGACCGACGCGCGCAACCGGCTCGCCGGCTCGCTCTCGCACGGCCAGAAGCAATGGCTCGAGATCGGCATGCTGCTGGCGCAGGACCCAAAGGTGCTGCTGGTCGACGAGCCCGTCGCCGGCATGACCGACGTCGAGACCCATCTGACCGCGGAGCTTTTGAAAGAGATCAACAAGAACCACACCATCATGGTGGTCGAGCACGACATGACCTTCGTCCGCGAGCTCGGCGTCAAGGTGACGTGCCTGCACGAGGGCTCGGTGCTCGCCGAAGGCTCGATCGACCAGGTGTCGTCGAACGAGCGGGTGGTCGAAGTGTATCTGGGGCGCTGA
- the urtB gene encoding urea ABC transporter permease subunit UrtB, whose product MLAAFSSHSCRGSHVFANCFDRFRALFLSILLLSCFALPALAGPFEDSVAKFANDEFSDTEDAVGEIAASGNPQASPIISALQDGRLSADPDSKKVFITKNDGKIVDAATGAAVDKLPDNAAAVRLNNRLRRTVEAALGGLTLLSSDPAKRLAAAQSVFKSHEENLLPTVESALAKETVKSIKQAFAEARAAIILFKSDASDSDKLDAISVVKARGDQEALALLTGLDAGQPPLVAKAAAGAVSSIQSNLAMWSMVQNAWYGLSLGSVLLLAAIGLAITFGVMGVINMAHGEMVMLGAYTTFVVQEVIRTRYPALFDYSLLIAVPLAFLVAGAIGVLIERSIIRFLYGRPLETLLATWGLSLVLQQAVRTAFGPTNREVGNPSWMSGAFELGQITITYNRLWILCFTLAVFAILLAMLRYTALGLEMRAVTQNRRMAASMGIATSRVDALTFGLGSGIAGIAGVALSQIDNVSPNLGQSYIIDSFMVVVFGGVGNLWGTLVGAFTLGIANKFLEPVAGAVLGKIAILVLIILFIQKRPRGLFALKGRAVEA is encoded by the coding sequence ATGCTCGCCGCCTTCTCCTCCCACTCCTGCCGGGGTAGCCACGTGTTTGCCAATTGCTTTGATCGCTTTCGGGCGTTGTTTCTCTCGATCCTGTTGCTGAGCTGCTTTGCTCTTCCGGCGCTCGCCGGCCCGTTCGAGGATTCGGTCGCAAAATTCGCCAATGACGAGTTCTCCGACACCGAGGACGCGGTCGGCGAGATCGCAGCGTCGGGCAATCCGCAGGCCTCGCCCATCATCAGCGCGCTGCAGGATGGCCGGTTGTCGGCCGATCCCGACAGCAAGAAGGTCTTCATCACGAAGAACGACGGCAAGATCGTCGATGCCGCCACCGGCGCCGCCGTCGACAAGCTGCCGGACAATGCCGCCGCCGTCCGCCTCAACAACCGCCTGCGCCGCACCGTGGAGGCTGCGCTCGGCGGCCTGACCTTGCTGTCGTCGGATCCGGCCAAGCGCCTTGCCGCCGCGCAATCGGTGTTCAAGAGCCACGAGGAGAATTTGCTGCCGACGGTCGAGAGCGCGCTCGCCAAGGAGACCGTCAAGTCGATCAAGCAAGCCTTCGCCGAGGCGCGCGCCGCCATCATCCTGTTCAAGTCCGACGCCTCGGACAGCGACAAGCTCGACGCCATTTCGGTGGTCAAGGCGCGCGGCGACCAGGAGGCGCTGGCGCTGCTGACCGGTCTCGATGCCGGGCAGCCGCCGCTGGTCGCCAAGGCCGCGGCCGGCGCGGTCTCCTCGATCCAGAGCAATCTCGCGATGTGGTCGATGGTGCAGAACGCCTGGTACGGCCTGTCGCTCGGCTCGGTGCTGCTGCTCGCCGCGATCGGGCTTGCCATCACCTTCGGCGTGATGGGCGTCATCAACATGGCCCACGGCGAGATGGTGATGCTCGGGGCCTACACCACCTTCGTGGTGCAGGAGGTGATCCGCACCCGCTATCCGGCTTTGTTCGACTATTCGCTCCTGATCGCGGTGCCGCTCGCCTTCCTGGTCGCCGGCGCGATCGGGGTGCTGATCGAGCGCAGCATCATCCGCTTCCTCTACGGCCGCCCGCTGGAGACGCTGCTTGCGACCTGGGGCCTCTCGCTGGTGCTGCAACAGGCGGTGCGCACCGCGTTCGGTCCGACCAACCGCGAGGTCGGCAATCCGTCCTGGATGAGCGGCGCCTTCGAGCTCGGCCAGATCACCATCACCTACAACCGGCTCTGGATCCTCTGCTTCACGCTGGCGGTGTTCGCCATCCTGCTGGCGATGCTGCGCTACACCGCGCTCGGCCTCGAGATGCGCGCCGTGACCCAGAACCGCCGCATGGCGGCGTCGATGGGGATTGCCACCTCGCGGGTCGACGCGCTGACCTTCGGCCTCGGCTCGGGCATCGCCGGCATTGCCGGCGTGGCGCTGTCGCAGATCGACAATGTCAGCCCGAACCTCGGCCAGAGCTACATCATCGACAGCTTCATGGTCGTGGTGTTCGGCGGTGTCGGCAATCTCTGGGGCACGCTGGTCGGCGCCTTCACGCTCGGCATCGCCAACAAGTTCCTCGAGCCGGTGGCGGGCGCGGTGCTCGGCAAGATCGCGATCCTGGTGCTGATCATCCTGTTCATCCAGAAGCGGCCGCGCGGCCTGTTCGCGCTCAAGGGACGGGCGGTGGAAGCATGA
- the urtA gene encoding urea ABC transporter substrate-binding protein: MLTQLTHGIATMTRRRALAATAGLVLGLAASSPFAPAQAADDTIKVGILHSLSGTMAISETTLKDTILFLIDEQNKKGGVLGKKLEAVVVDPASNWPLFAEKARELITKDKVAVVFGCWTSVSRKSVLPVFKELNNILFYPVQYEGEESERNVFYTGAAPNQQAIPAVDYLMKEEKVKRWVLAGTDYVYPRTTNKILEAYLKSKGVAQDDIMINYTPFGHSDWQTIVADIKKFGSAGKKTAVVSTINGDANVPFYKELGNQGIKATDIPVVAFSVGEEELAGLDTKPLVGHLAAWNYFESIKTPANEKFIKEWQAYTKNPKRTTNDPMEAHYIGFNMWVKAVEKVKSTDPDKVIDALPGIEAPNLTGGMSKMLPNHHITKPVFIGEIKANGQFDVVWKTPGLVAGDAWSKELEGSKDLIGDWVGKKCGNYNTKTNKCGGQGS, from the coding sequence ATGCTTACTCAACTTACTCACGGAATAGCGACGATGACCCGCCGCCGCGCCCTCGCGGCGACGGCCGGCCTGGTTTTAGGCCTGGCTGCGTCCTCGCCGTTCGCGCCCGCACAAGCGGCCGACGACACCATCAAGGTTGGCATCCTTCACTCGCTGTCCGGCACCATGGCCATCAGCGAAACCACGCTGAAGGACACGATTCTTTTCCTGATCGACGAGCAGAACAAGAAGGGCGGCGTGCTCGGCAAGAAGCTCGAGGCCGTCGTGGTCGACCCCGCCTCGAACTGGCCGCTGTTCGCCGAAAAGGCGCGCGAGCTGATCACCAAGGACAAGGTCGCGGTCGTGTTCGGCTGCTGGACGTCGGTGTCGCGCAAGTCCGTGCTCCCGGTGTTCAAGGAGCTGAACAACATCCTGTTCTATCCGGTGCAGTATGAGGGCGAGGAGTCCGAGCGCAACGTGTTCTACACGGGTGCGGCGCCGAACCAGCAGGCGATCCCCGCCGTCGACTATCTGATGAAGGAAGAGAAGGTGAAGCGCTGGGTGCTGGCCGGCACCGACTACGTCTATCCGCGCACCACCAACAAGATCCTGGAAGCCTATCTGAAGTCCAAGGGCGTCGCCCAGGACGACATCATGATCAACTACACGCCGTTCGGTCACTCCGACTGGCAGACGATCGTGGCCGACATCAAGAAGTTCGGCTCGGCCGGCAAGAAGACCGCCGTGGTCTCCACCATCAACGGCGACGCCAACGTTCCGTTCTACAAGGAGCTCGGTAACCAGGGCATCAAGGCGACCGACATCCCGGTGGTCGCGTTCTCGGTCGGCGAAGAAGAGCTCGCCGGCCTCGACACCAAGCCGCTGGTCGGCCATCTCGCCGCCTGGAACTACTTCGAGTCGATCAAGACCCCGGCGAACGAGAAGTTCATCAAGGAGTGGCAGGCCTACACCAAGAATCCGAAGCGCACCACCAACGACCCGATGGAAGCGCACTATATCGGCTTCAACATGTGGGTGAAGGCGGTCGAGAAGGTGAAGTCGACCGATCCGGACAAGGTGATCGACGCGCTCCCCGGCATCGAGGCGCCGAACCTGACCGGCGGCATGTCGAAGATGCTGCCCAACCACCACATCACCAAGCCGGTGTTCATCGGCGAGATCAAGGCCAACGGCCAGTTCGACGTGGTCTGGAAGACCCCGGGCCTGGTGGCCGGCGACGCCTGGTCGAAGGAGCTCGAGGGCTCCAAGGACCTGATCGGCGATTGGGTCGGCAAGAAGTGCGGCAACTACAACACCAAGACCAACAAGTGCGGCGGCCAGGGCTCCTGA